A DNA window from Caulobacter mirabilis contains the following coding sequences:
- a CDS encoding SRPBCC family protein: MRKAELTLVSDTETRIRRTFDAPVEAVWAAWTKPELVKRWYGLRALRMTECTINLVVGGTWRWVLAAPDGQLIAFSGVFKDIRAPHSLTRTELFEAMPGTDYVVTLDFEAVDGLTVLTSRMVYQNKEHRDGHLQSGMEGGMNETYERLDEVLADTAQPAGGAV, encoded by the coding sequence ATGCGGAAGGCCGAACTGACCCTGGTGTCCGACACCGAGACCCGGATCCGCCGGACATTCGACGCCCCGGTCGAGGCCGTCTGGGCGGCCTGGACGAAGCCGGAGCTGGTCAAGCGCTGGTATGGGCTGCGGGCTCTGCGGATGACGGAATGCACGATCAACCTCGTGGTCGGCGGAACCTGGCGCTGGGTGCTCGCCGCGCCGGACGGGCAGCTGATCGCCTTCTCAGGGGTCTTCAAGGACATCCGGGCGCCGCACAGCCTCACGCGGACCGAACTGTTCGAAGCCATGCCTGGAACCGACTACGTCGTCACCCTGGACTTCGAGGCGGTCGACGGTCTCACCGTCCTGACGTCGCGCATGGTCTACCAGAACAAGGAGCACCGCGACGGCCACCTCCAGTCGGGCATGGAAGGCGGCATGAACGAGACCTACGAGCGGCTGGACGAGGTTCTGGCCGACACGGCCCAGCCGGCCGGAGGCGCGGTGTGA
- a CDS encoding DUF998 domain-containing protein, whose protein sequence is MSLSTDLAAARPSRWTRAVLGLSALFVLAFAATHVLRPGLDPSWTPISEHAIGEQGAVMTIAFLALAAACGALFVAWRRALKGWQGVVARIGLVLGFLGFALAAIFPGDSVLATPQTTTVAGMVHGVGAVLADGVPLAALFAAWSMTRAGGVQGRQAGLMWLGAGISVSGFVAVVVVMATFMPASGRLGPEVPIGWAGRYMMATHVIWLVIAAWVQARVERAGAAA, encoded by the coding sequence ATGAGCCTGTCGACCGATCTTGCGGCGGCCAGGCCCTCCCGCTGGACCCGGGCCGTCCTGGGGCTCAGCGCGCTCTTCGTCCTGGCCTTCGCCGCGACCCACGTCCTGCGCCCCGGGCTGGACCCGTCGTGGACGCCGATCAGCGAGCATGCGATCGGCGAACAGGGCGCGGTGATGACCATCGCCTTTCTGGCGCTGGCCGCCGCCTGCGGCGCCTTGTTCGTCGCCTGGCGGCGCGCCTTGAAGGGGTGGCAGGGCGTCGTGGCCCGGATCGGCCTTGTCCTCGGCTTCCTGGGTTTCGCCCTGGCCGCGATCTTTCCCGGAGACAGCGTCCTGGCCACGCCGCAGACCACGACCGTCGCCGGGATGGTGCACGGCGTCGGGGCGGTGCTTGCCGACGGCGTGCCGCTCGCGGCCCTCTTCGCCGCCTGGAGCATGACCCGCGCCGGGGGCGTTCAGGGCCGCCAAGCCGGCCTCATGTGGCTGGGCGCGGGGATCTCGGTGAGCGGCTTCGTCGCCGTGGTGGTGGTCATGGCGACCTTCATGCCGGCCAGCGGGCGATTGGGGCCTGAGGTCCCGATCGGTTGGGCGGGGCGCTACATGATGGCGACGCACGTGATCTGGCTGGTCATTGCGGCCTGGGTCCAGGCTCGCGTGGAGCGGGCCGGGGCGGCCGCCTGA
- a CDS encoding ArsR/SmtB family transcription factor: MGDGDTIGPIFSALADPTRRAILAQLAGGEATVNELAEPLEMTLPNVSKHVKVLLDAGLILQRKDAQRRPCRLNPEGLKQVEAWSRRYIDEWEESFQRLDALLAEISVQAEGN; the protein is encoded by the coding sequence ATGGGTGACGGCGACACGATCGGACCGATCTTCAGCGCGCTCGCCGATCCGACGCGGCGCGCGATCCTGGCCCAGCTTGCGGGCGGGGAGGCGACGGTCAACGAGCTGGCCGAGCCGCTGGAGATGACGCTGCCGAATGTTTCCAAGCACGTGAAGGTCCTGCTCGACGCCGGCCTGATCCTGCAGCGGAAGGACGCGCAGCGACGGCCCTGCCGCCTCAATCCGGAAGGGTTGAAGCAGGTCGAGGCCTGGTCGCGCCGGTACATCGACGAATGGGAGGAGTCCTTCCAGCGCCTGGACGCGCTCCTCGCCGAAATCTCTGTTCAAGCGGAAGGGAACTGA
- a CDS encoding response regulator transcription factor, translating to MSAEATPPLTVALVEDDAGFQEAFRSALTDASDLSISGVAATVAQARQMLSGSPADVLVVDLGLPDGSGIDVIREAHALWPTCAIMVSTTFADERNVIASIEAGASGYLLKDSPLPTIVQDIRILHAGGSPISPRIARQVLMRFRPDERPAEVADKSAIPNLSDREKETLQLITRGFSFDEIAELMGVSRNTVLTFVRRIYTKLEVRSKTEAVFEARAHGLL from the coding sequence ATGAGCGCCGAGGCGACGCCGCCGCTCACCGTCGCCTTGGTGGAGGACGACGCTGGCTTTCAGGAGGCCTTCCGCAGCGCGCTGACGGACGCGTCGGACCTCTCGATCTCGGGCGTCGCGGCCACGGTGGCCCAGGCGCGGCAGATGCTGTCCGGATCCCCCGCCGACGTGCTGGTGGTGGACCTGGGCCTGCCCGACGGCTCCGGCATCGACGTCATCCGCGAAGCCCACGCGCTCTGGCCGACCTGCGCGATCATGGTCTCGACCACCTTCGCCGACGAACGCAACGTCATCGCCTCGATCGAGGCTGGCGCGAGCGGCTATTTGCTCAAGGACAGCCCCCTGCCGACCATCGTCCAGGACATCCGCATCCTGCACGCCGGCGGCAGTCCGATCAGTCCGCGGATCGCCCGCCAGGTGCTGATGCGGTTCCGTCCCGACGAGCGGCCGGCCGAAGTCGCTGACAAATCGGCGATCCCCAACCTGTCCGACCGCGAGAAGGAGACGCTGCAGCTGATCACCCGCGGCTTTTCGTTCGACGAGATCGCCGAGTTGATGGGCGTGTCGCGGAACACGGTCCTGACCTTCGTGCGCCGCATCTACACCAAGCTTGAAGTGCGCTCGAAGACGGAGGCGGTGTTCGAAGCCCGCGCCCATGGCCTTCTCTAG
- a CDS encoding glutamine amidotransferase-related protein encodes MMIGILETGGPPDSLADRYEGYGDMIAALLGPGARPRVYDVRAGDLPSAPDACAGWVVTGSAAGVYDDDPWIPALKRFLQDTSGGAPIVGVCFGHQIMAEAFGGRVVKSPKGWGLGLHQYDIAAAQPWMDAATPIRLPVSHQDQVVEIGLGAVVVGGNAFTPFGVLAYPDRNAVSIQAHPEFAPDYARALIESRRGSRIDEAFADAAIATLDQPNDNARVGGWLKRFLAIS; translated from the coding sequence ATGATGATCGGCATTCTCGAAACCGGCGGACCGCCGGACAGCCTGGCGGATCGCTACGAGGGCTACGGCGACATGATCGCCGCCCTGCTCGGCCCAGGCGCCCGACCCCGCGTCTACGACGTCAGGGCGGGAGACCTTCCCAGCGCCCCGGACGCTTGCGCGGGCTGGGTGGTCACCGGCTCGGCCGCGGGGGTCTATGACGACGATCCCTGGATCCCGGCGCTGAAACGATTCCTGCAGGACACCTCTGGCGGCGCTCCGATCGTCGGCGTCTGCTTCGGCCACCAGATCATGGCCGAGGCCTTCGGCGGCCGGGTGGTCAAATCGCCCAAGGGCTGGGGCCTCGGTCTTCACCAGTATGACATCGCCGCCGCCCAGCCCTGGATGGACGCCGCCACGCCGATCCGCCTGCCCGTTTCACACCAGGACCAGGTCGTGGAGATCGGCCTCGGCGCGGTGGTGGTCGGCGGCAACGCGTTCACCCCCTTCGGCGTCCTGGCCTATCCCGACCGCAACGCCGTCTCGATCCAGGCCCACCCCGAGTTCGCGCCCGATTACGCCCGCGCCCTGATCGAAAGCCGCCGCGGCTCCCGCATCGACGAAGCCTTCGCCGACGCCGCGATCGCCACGCTCGACCAGCCCAACGACAACGCCCGCGTGGGCGGCTGGCTGAAGCGTTTCCTCGCCATCTCCTGA
- a CDS encoding DUF3313 domain-containing protein, with protein sequence MSPPATFDLAAGRTLAVRTCAFIPLALLAACASSPMTRSGSLSSYSGLTPSNRASTNSQIRVDKEEVLAAKTVRISATRFGDGVGAGLTEENRALVANRVDRALCKTLSTRFDIVDVASPADLSIQATITRLDATNKVAAAGSMVVGFVSPIPIVTPRIPIGLGSLTVEAEALDAEGNQQAAMIWSRGAQMVSIGDSSSVSEIGDAYQLAAAFGENFGDLMTRGESPFKGSPVKLPTFGKKTDDACDAYGTEGGVAGFFADSFGMPPSMADKGAKPAAKPEAQPPVTTDR encoded by the coding sequence ATGAGCCCCCCTGCGACCTTCGACCTTGCGGCCGGACGAACACTTGCGGTCCGGACCTGCGCCTTCATTCCCCTGGCCCTGCTGGCGGCCTGCGCCTCATCGCCCATGACCCGCAGCGGCTCGTTGAGTTCCTACTCCGGCCTGACCCCCTCCAACCGCGCCTCGACGAACTCCCAGATCCGCGTCGACAAGGAGGAGGTCCTCGCCGCCAAGACCGTCCGGATCTCCGCCACGCGGTTCGGCGACGGCGTCGGAGCCGGCCTGACCGAGGAGAACCGCGCTCTGGTGGCCAATCGCGTCGATCGTGCGCTGTGCAAGACCTTGAGCACGCGGTTCGACATCGTTGACGTCGCCAGCCCGGCCGATCTCAGCATCCAGGCCACGATCACCCGTCTCGACGCCACCAACAAAGTCGCCGCCGCCGGCTCGATGGTCGTGGGCTTCGTCAGCCCGATCCCGATCGTGACGCCCCGCATCCCCATCGGCCTGGGCAGCCTGACGGTCGAGGCCGAGGCCCTGGACGCGGAAGGCAATCAGCAGGCGGCGATGATCTGGTCGCGCGGCGCCCAGATGGTGTCGATCGGGGACTCGTCCAGCGTATCCGAGATCGGCGACGCCTATCAGCTTGCGGCGGCCTTCGGCGAGAACTTCGGCGACCTCATGACGAGGGGCGAGTCGCCGTTCAAAGGCTCTCCCGTGAAGCTCCCCACGTTCGGGAAGAAGACCGACGACGCCTGCGACGCCTATGGGACCGAGGGCGGCGTCGCCGGATTCTTCGCGGACAGTTTCGGAATGCCGCCCAGCATGGCCGACAAGGGCGCCAAACCCGCCGCGAAGCCCGAAGCCCAGCCCCCGGTCACGACCGACCGATAG
- a CDS encoding sensor histidine kinase, which produces MAFSRGAALLRRWGALAVLVLAVLVVIALGLLFQARSDAERITAARRVVVDTVGYQAPPPTSDQVPAGGSVVALPHASSPAWVPSADPSPDRIATQVTWYSLKASPPPDDGEQLYLYIPRWKSDGTLAIYADRRLVYQSHANLQWNGSNQPILIALPRTTISHPPRTIDIRLQHVRGIGGAFSSVWFGTHEQLAPQYYLREFFQVRLPALSAAAFLATGIFALFVWFSRRREAIYLLYFLMSAVCFLRMLHTFVGTHPLAVSDAWFGWITVNSLCWMLVVLHLFSAQLHRARQPRLALFVVLNAVFWTIATLPGLLDATLISSLVYINMLLLGLVLGVNGAWQSARAGSNFAMLLSAWGLVTLAAGLYDWSLQQNRVNIESVFLTNFTGVGFTIIFWYIMFRLYVEALETAQGAKADLALRLAQREAELTASHARLREVENRELLNQERQRLMQDMHDGLGSTLVGALRALESGGAPADLDLVGMLRGCIDDLKLTIDSMEPVETDLLLLLATLRFRLQPRLEASGVKLSWNAGEVPPLEWLDHRHALHILRILQEAFANILKHAEASEVAVSVSARDGRVEIRVRDDGRGFDRGRPSTGRGLVNQQRRAEAIGGTVAWESVDRGTCLLLVLPVGKTG; this is translated from the coding sequence ATGGCCTTCTCTAGGGGGGCGGCGCTTCTGCGGCGCTGGGGGGCGCTGGCGGTTCTCGTCCTGGCCGTCCTGGTCGTCATCGCCTTGGGCCTGCTGTTCCAGGCCCGTTCGGACGCCGAGCGGATCACGGCCGCGCGGCGGGTCGTCGTCGACACGGTCGGCTACCAGGCGCCGCCGCCCACAAGCGACCAGGTCCCGGCGGGCGGATCGGTCGTAGCGCTGCCGCACGCGTCGTCTCCCGCCTGGGTGCCGAGCGCCGATCCGTCGCCCGATCGAATCGCCACCCAGGTCACCTGGTACAGCCTGAAGGCCTCGCCTCCGCCCGACGACGGCGAGCAGCTCTATCTCTACATCCCGCGCTGGAAGTCGGACGGAACCCTGGCGATCTACGCCGACCGGCGGCTGGTCTATCAGTCGCACGCCAATCTGCAGTGGAACGGCTCGAACCAGCCGATCCTGATCGCTCTGCCGCGTACCACGATCTCACACCCGCCTCGGACCATCGACATCCGACTCCAGCACGTCCGCGGGATCGGCGGCGCCTTCTCCTCGGTCTGGTTCGGGACGCATGAGCAACTGGCGCCGCAGTACTATCTGCGCGAGTTCTTCCAGGTCCGCCTGCCGGCCCTGTCGGCGGCAGCCTTCCTGGCCACGGGGATCTTCGCCCTGTTCGTCTGGTTCAGCCGTCGGCGGGAGGCGATCTATCTGCTCTATTTCCTGATGTCGGCGGTCTGTTTCCTGCGGATGCTGCATACCTTCGTGGGGACGCATCCGCTGGCGGTGTCCGACGCCTGGTTCGGCTGGATCACGGTCAACTCGCTCTGCTGGATGCTGGTCGTGCTGCACCTCTTCTCGGCCCAGCTGCACCGCGCCCGCCAGCCGCGCCTCGCGCTGTTCGTCGTCCTGAACGCGGTGTTCTGGACCATCGCGACTCTGCCGGGCCTGCTGGATGCGACCCTGATTTCATCGCTGGTCTACATCAACATGCTGCTCCTGGGCCTGGTCCTGGGCGTCAACGGCGCCTGGCAATCGGCCCGGGCGGGGTCGAACTTCGCCATGCTGCTGTCGGCCTGGGGACTCGTGACCCTGGCGGCGGGCCTTTACGATTGGTCGCTGCAGCAGAACCGGGTGAACATCGAAAGCGTGTTCCTGACCAACTTCACCGGCGTCGGGTTCACCATCATCTTCTGGTACATCATGTTCCGCCTCTACGTGGAGGCGCTGGAGACGGCGCAGGGAGCCAAGGCGGATCTGGCCCTGCGGCTGGCCCAGCGCGAGGCGGAGCTGACCGCCAGTCATGCTCGCCTGCGCGAGGTCGAAAACCGAGAGCTCCTGAACCAGGAGCGTCAGCGCCTGATGCAGGACATGCACGACGGACTGGGGTCGACGCTCGTCGGCGCCCTTCGCGCGCTGGAGAGCGGCGGCGCTCCCGCCGATCTCGATCTGGTCGGCATGCTGCGGGGCTGCATCGACGACTTGAAGCTGACCATCGACTCCATGGAGCCGGTCGAGACCGACCTGCTGCTGCTGCTGGCCACGCTGCGCTTCCGTCTGCAGCCGCGCCTGGAGGCCAGCGGCGTGAAGCTGTCCTGGAACGCCGGGGAGGTGCCGCCGCTCGAATGGCTGGACCATCGCCACGCGCTGCACATCCTGAGGATCCTGCAGGAGGCCTTCGCCAACATCCTCAAGCACGCCGAGGCGAGCGAAGTCGCGGTTTCGGTGAGCGCGCGGGACGGGCGGGTCGAGATCCGGGTGCGCGACGATGGCCGGGGCTTCGATCGCGGGCGTCCGTCGACCGGGCGCGGTCTGGTCAACCAACAACGCCGCGCGGAGGCCATCGGCGGGACCGTCGCCTGGGAGTCCGTCGACCGCGGAACCTGCCTGCTGCTGGTCCTGCCGGTGGGAAAGACGGGTTAG
- a CDS encoding helix-turn-helix transcriptional regulator has product MVSSEGLSTSSLVELVGLATEAAVQPEQWNGFLEKLEDHFPGSRITLFGHEDGRPSSALSFCRNFPLEYQQAYAEHYVRTSPYVLRGLERLSVGRARLSEDVISMQELETTEYYNDFIRPRGLGCYAAGVIIERSPQRMVALSLVDHDDDPERRTRQLQLLDLLTPHVSRAFRLHTVLDRERRQSRAALGVFQTWAHAAVVLAGDGRLVTMNEAAEDIVASRDGVMLARDGRLRSLVDSVNARLDKAVFNCAHHLQADGLALPRVNASPLNAMIAPLPYGADPDGGPGAVLVILVDPDRPHRAPIDWIARRFGLAPAEARLAELLVNGESLAEAAAALDIKLSTARTRLKAVQAKTECHRQADLTRLAMSAPPLRA; this is encoded by the coding sequence GTGGTTTCGTCGGAAGGCCTTTCGACATCGTCGCTCGTGGAACTGGTCGGCCTCGCGACCGAAGCCGCCGTGCAGCCCGAGCAATGGAACGGCTTCCTCGAAAAGCTGGAGGACCACTTCCCCGGTTCCCGGATCACGCTGTTCGGACACGAGGACGGGCGGCCATCGTCGGCGCTCAGCTTCTGCCGCAACTTTCCTCTGGAATATCAGCAGGCCTACGCCGAGCACTATGTGCGCACCAGCCCCTACGTCCTTCGTGGGCTGGAGCGACTCTCGGTCGGTCGAGCCAGGCTCTCGGAAGACGTCATCTCGATGCAGGAGCTCGAGACCACCGAGTACTACAACGACTTCATCCGGCCGCGCGGCCTGGGTTGCTACGCCGCCGGCGTCATCATCGAGCGGAGCCCGCAGCGCATGGTGGCGCTGTCGCTGGTCGACCATGACGACGACCCGGAGCGGCGCACGCGGCAGCTGCAGCTCCTGGACCTGCTGACGCCGCATGTCTCGCGCGCCTTCCGCCTGCACACCGTGCTCGATCGCGAGCGTCGGCAGTCCCGCGCCGCGCTCGGCGTGTTCCAGACCTGGGCCCACGCCGCCGTGGTGCTGGCGGGCGACGGTCGTCTGGTGACCATGAACGAAGCCGCCGAGGACATCGTCGCCTCCCGCGACGGCGTCATGCTGGCGCGCGACGGCCGGCTGCGGTCCCTGGTCGACTCGGTCAACGCCCGACTGGACAAGGCGGTCTTCAACTGCGCGCACCATCTGCAGGCGGACGGACTGGCCCTGCCCCGCGTGAACGCTTCGCCGCTGAACGCGATGATCGCCCCCTTGCCCTACGGCGCCGACCCGGACGGCGGTCCCGGCGCGGTCTTGGTCATCCTGGTTGATCCCGACCGGCCGCATCGCGCGCCGATCGACTGGATCGCCAGGCGCTTCGGACTCGCTCCGGCGGAGGCGCGGCTCGCGGAGCTGCTGGTCAACGGCGAGTCGCTTGCCGAGGCGGCGGCGGCGCTGGACATCAAGTTGAGCACCGCCCGCACGCGTCTGAAGGCCGTTCAGGCGAAGACGGAGTGCCACCGCCAGGCCGACCTGACCCGCCTGGCGATGTCCGCGCCGCCTCTGCGCGCCTGA
- a CDS encoding GNAT family N-acetyltransferase has translation MFSRRIDDYWTERLGPTPPGLSVDNLAVAIRDHVDDAFRVMILLPATGPARAILTPEVADLIGQSDSWTLAGFQEALVRNGVVLHGADYIFYAPEEALVEIVSTPAPASVRRLTADDADLFAVFEGAASARDLEDASVALDDWAAFGAFENGRLAAVGSLYPWRGGATLADLGVLTLLADRGKGHARALVHAMARHALASGLSPQYRCQLDNQASVALAASAGFRLYGKWTVEAPDGTT, from the coding sequence GTGTTTTCGAGACGGATCGACGACTATTGGACCGAACGTCTGGGTCCCACGCCGCCGGGCTTGTCCGTCGACAACCTCGCCGTCGCGATCAGGGATCATGTCGACGACGCCTTCCGGGTGATGATCCTCCTGCCTGCGACCGGGCCGGCGCGCGCGATCCTGACGCCCGAAGTCGCGGACCTGATCGGTCAGTCCGATTCCTGGACGCTCGCGGGATTTCAGGAAGCGCTGGTTCGAAACGGCGTGGTCCTCCATGGGGCCGACTACATCTTCTACGCTCCGGAAGAGGCCCTCGTGGAAATCGTCTCTACGCCCGCCCCGGCGTCGGTCCGGCGACTGACGGCGGACGATGCCGACCTCTTCGCGGTCTTTGAGGGGGCGGCTTCCGCGCGGGACCTGGAGGACGCATCCGTCGCCCTCGACGACTGGGCGGCGTTCGGCGCCTTCGAGAACGGGCGGCTGGCTGCGGTGGGCAGCCTGTATCCCTGGAGAGGCGGCGCGACGTTGGCCGACCTCGGCGTCCTGACCCTCCTGGCGGACCGGGGCAAGGGCCACGCCAGGGCGCTGGTTCACGCCATGGCGCGCCACGCCCTTGCTAGCGGCTTGTCGCCCCAGTACCGGTGCCAGCTCGACAATCAGGCGTCCGTGGCCCTGGCGGCCTCGGCTGGGTTCAGGCTCTACGGAAAGTGGACTGTTGAAGCGCCCGACGGGACGACGTGA